From a single Pseudomonas serboccidentalis genomic region:
- the purC gene encoding phosphoribosylaminoimidazolesuccinocarboxamide synthase produces MEKREELYRGKAKSVYKTDDADRLILLFRNDTSAFDGKRIEQLDRKGMVNNKFNAFIMQKLEAAGIPTQFDKLLGDNECLVKKLDMIPVECVVRNYAAGSLVKRLGVEEGMKLNPYTFELFLKDDAKGDPFINESHVVAFGWGTAEQLARMKELSLKVNEVLSKLFDDAGLLLVDFKLEFGVFSDGSIVLGDEFSPDGCRLWDKDTKKKMDKDRFRQGLGDVIEAYEEVANRLGVPL; encoded by the coding sequence ATGGAAAAACGTGAAGAACTCTACCGCGGCAAAGCCAAATCGGTTTACAAGACCGACGACGCTGACCGCTTGATCCTGCTGTTTCGCAACGACACTTCGGCGTTCGACGGCAAACGCATCGAGCAGCTCGACCGCAAAGGCATGGTGAACAACAAGTTCAACGCCTTCATCATGCAGAAACTCGAAGCGGCCGGCATTCCGACCCAATTCGACAAACTGCTGGGCGACAACGAGTGCCTGGTGAAGAAGCTGGACATGATCCCGGTCGAGTGCGTCGTGCGTAACTACGCCGCCGGCAGCCTGGTAAAACGTCTGGGCGTCGAAGAGGGCATGAAGCTCAACCCGTACACCTTCGAGCTGTTCCTGAAGGACGACGCCAAGGGCGACCCGTTCATCAACGAATCCCACGTCGTGGCATTCGGCTGGGGCACCGCCGAGCAACTGGCGCGCATGAAGGAACTGTCGCTCAAGGTCAACGAAGTCCTGAGCAAACTGTTCGACGACGCAGGCCTCTTGCTGGTGGACTTCAAGCTTGAGTTCGGCGTGTTCAGCGACGGCTCCATCGTCCTGGGCGACGAGTTCAGCCCGGACGGCTGCCGTCTGTGGGACAAGGACACCAAGAAGAAAATGGACAAGGACCGCTTCCGCCAGGGCCTCGGTGACGTCATCGAAGCCTACGAAGAAGTCGCCAATCGTCTGGGTGTACCGCTTTAA
- a CDS encoding MBL fold metallo-hydrolase, which yields MRFAVLGSGSQGNGTLIASADTYVLVDCGFSLRETEKRLLRLGVNPAQLSAILVTHEHADHVHGVGLLSRRYNLPVYLSRGTLRGMRKPIEPAGFLAGGEQLQIGALNIRVIAVAHDAQEPTQYVFSDNEQRRFGLLTDLGSYCERVLDGYRDLDALMIESNHCRDMLARGHYPYFLKQRVGGELGHLNNHQAAFLVAELGWQGLQHLVLAHLSSKNNLPQLARQCFVDTLGCDPDWLQLADQDSGLDWRHIA from the coding sequence ATGCGCTTTGCCGTTCTCGGCAGCGGTAGCCAAGGGAACGGCACGCTGATCGCCAGTGCTGATACGTATGTGCTGGTGGATTGTGGTTTTTCCCTGCGGGAAACCGAAAAACGCCTGTTGCGTCTGGGTGTGAACCCGGCGCAACTGAGCGCGATACTCGTAACCCACGAACATGCCGACCACGTGCATGGCGTGGGTTTGCTGTCTCGGCGCTACAATCTGCCGGTCTACCTCAGTCGCGGCACACTGCGCGGGATGCGCAAACCGATCGAACCCGCAGGCTTTCTGGCCGGCGGCGAGCAGCTGCAGATCGGCGCTCTGAACATCCGGGTCATTGCCGTGGCCCATGATGCGCAGGAGCCGACCCAGTATGTATTCAGCGATAACGAGCAGCGACGCTTCGGCTTGCTGACCGACCTGGGTTCCTACTGCGAGCGGGTGCTGGACGGCTATCGGGATCTCGATGCATTGATGATCGAGTCCAACCATTGCCGCGACATGCTGGCCCGTGGTCACTATCCGTACTTTCTCAAGCAGCGGGTGGGCGGCGAGCTGGGACATTTGAATAACCATCAGGCGGCATTCCTGGTGGCCGAGTTGGGGTGGCAGGGCTTGCAGCATCTGGTCCTCGCCCACCTGAGCAGCAAGAACAACCTGCCGCAGCTGGCCCGGCAATGTTTCGTCGACACCCTCGGGTGCGACCCGGACTGGCTGCAACTGGCCGATCAAGATTCAGGGCTCGACTGGCGCCATATCGCCTAG